One genomic window of Diospyros lotus cultivar Yz01 chromosome 8, ASM1463336v1, whole genome shotgun sequence includes the following:
- the LOC127807111 gene encoding uncharacterized protein LOC127807111 isoform X1: MMDVDPRHYESIVLNDNDIHNIVLSYLVHNCYKETVESFIACTGMKQPANHLEDMEKRKRIFHFALDGNAMKAIELTEQLAPDLLDKDKDLHFDLLSLHFVELISSRKCTEALEFAQTKLTPFGKVQKYVEKLQDVMALVAFEEPEKSPMFHLLSLDYRQRVADSLNRAILGNANLPSYSVMERLIQQMTTVRQCLNQDLGKDGFLPFSLKDFLKS; encoded by the exons ATGATGGACGTCGATCCCCGACACTACGAAAGCATT GTTCTCAATGACAATGACATACACAACATTGTCCTCTCATATCTTGTGCACAATTGCTACAAAGAGACTGTGGAGTCTTTTATTGCTTGTACTGGGATGAAGCAGCCAGCTAATCATCTTGAGGACATGGAGAAAAGAAAAC GAATTTTTCATTTTGCATTAGATGGAAATGCAATGAAGGCAATTGAACTGACAGAACAACTTGCACCTGACTTACTAGATAAAGACAAGGACTTGCATTTTGATCTTTTGAGCCTTCATTTTGTTGAGCTTATCTCCTCTAGGAAATG CACAGAAGCTTTGGAATTTGCTCAGACTAAGTTGACACCCTTTGGAAAGGTGCAAAAATATGTTGAGAAGCTCCAA GACGTTATGGCTTTGGTAGCTTTTGAGGAACCAGAAAAGTCTCCAATGTTTCATCTTCTGAGTTTGGACTACCGACAACGTGTTGCTGATAGTTTGAATAGAGCAATTCTTG GGAATGCTAACCTGCCGAGCTATTCAGTTATGGAGAGGCTGATACAGCAGATGACAACGGTTAGACAATGCTTAAATCAAGATCTTGGCAAG GATGGATTCCTACCATTTTCTTTAAAGGATTTCTTGAAGAGCTAA
- the LOC127807111 gene encoding uncharacterized protein LOC127807111 isoform X2 translates to MMDVDPRHYESIVLNDNDIHNIVLSYLVHNCYKETVESFIACTGMKQPANHLEDMEKRKRIFHFALDGNAMKAIELTEQLAPDLLDKDKDLHFDLLSLHFVELISSRKCTEALEFAQTKLTPFGKVQKYVEKLQDVMALVAFEEPEKSPMFHLLSLDYRQRVADSLNRAILGNANLPSYSVMERLIQQMTTVRQCLNQDLGKVD, encoded by the exons ATGATGGACGTCGATCCCCGACACTACGAAAGCATT GTTCTCAATGACAATGACATACACAACATTGTCCTCTCATATCTTGTGCACAATTGCTACAAAGAGACTGTGGAGTCTTTTATTGCTTGTACTGGGATGAAGCAGCCAGCTAATCATCTTGAGGACATGGAGAAAAGAAAAC GAATTTTTCATTTTGCATTAGATGGAAATGCAATGAAGGCAATTGAACTGACAGAACAACTTGCACCTGACTTACTAGATAAAGACAAGGACTTGCATTTTGATCTTTTGAGCCTTCATTTTGTTGAGCTTATCTCCTCTAGGAAATG CACAGAAGCTTTGGAATTTGCTCAGACTAAGTTGACACCCTTTGGAAAGGTGCAAAAATATGTTGAGAAGCTCCAA GACGTTATGGCTTTGGTAGCTTTTGAGGAACCAGAAAAGTCTCCAATGTTTCATCTTCTGAGTTTGGACTACCGACAACGTGTTGCTGATAGTTTGAATAGAGCAATTCTTG GGAATGCTAACCTGCCGAGCTATTCAGTTATGGAGAGGCTGATACAGCAGATGACAACGGTTAGACAATGCTTAAATCAAGATCTTGGCAAGGTAGACTGA
- the LOC127808487 gene encoding late embryogenis abundant protein 2-like translates to MARSFSNARFLSSLVGVETISVALRRRGYAAASQGVGLGSAAGAAMANKAGEDVAAKSRGAWVPDPVTGYYKPENQANQIDVAELREMLLKRNVRRH, encoded by the exons ATGGCTCGCTCTTTCTCAAACGCTAGGTTTCTCTCTTCTCTCGTCGGCGTCGAAACAATCTCCGTTGCTCTGAGAAG GCGCGGATACGCAGCGGCATCGCAGGGTGTCGGGTTGGGATCGGCGGCGGGGGCAGCGATGGCGAATAAGGCAGGGGAAGATGTTGCGGCGAAGAGTAGGGGGGCGTGGGTGCCGGATCCGGTGACGGGGTACTACAAGCCGGAGAACCAGGCGAACCAGATCGACGTGGCGGAGTTGCGTGAGATGCTCTTGAAGAGAAACGTGAGACGACACTGA